The Argiope bruennichi chromosome 9, qqArgBrue1.1, whole genome shotgun sequence genome contains a region encoding:
- the LOC129985141 gene encoding period circadian protein-like isoform X1, protein MKSFVNLEDGSNLTQISPILTCINSLSESGSLWDDVRTKHFKGLSLKQFENEITIAKEDGFCFAVSLRDGSCIYTSDAVSYHLGYPKDMLVGQCIMNFLFHKDHITFANHLTQGLNACFIQGKRDDSHLVLNTFFCRLRLYQGLEQGYSVSDRKIEYKPFKITLHINELIVDDMCVEKPSGTLCVKATATLVSSAYSVPEEIPAMTSFSTRHTASCHFSHVDTSAIPYLGYLPQDMIGYSVFDFYHVDDLPQLKDIYELVVKEHGSSFRSKPYRFRAQNGCYVMLETEWSCFINPWSHKLEFVVGQHRVLKGPSDIDIFTPSQMEELILPEEILKECQNIQREIKNLLSESIQTFETKKSKRFCNKRKRDLAAFVYNCVDKEGNKQKGKTNASMDMLDDRNNSDHDSVVMGDISPYRDVNDSSVTSETPPSVQQLRYQENIERFFASQPKTYSDGSDEYNKNEKLLSVEDSQGSSNGSGKVSGSGSGPGSGSGSGSGSGSGNDTNSKGVQSSQNDNNNQKSGSNSSKCYMSSFTTGDSGYGKSLEKDNNDPSVSQTGSSNQVWTNNSPKNCANNNVEKFSSCLALTEESLCVHNRMNHKHFKQQRKSKTGLASVPLKENWFLKDTTLPKHKKNVQTQTVSTAQKEDMIKATGADKSRLDFQFTSEQKGSAPNLPENSASSTYGSNPYVFSNWSATPTPFFIPVMYMGGMPFYPPSSNSQWPFGPAPPPSSSMPSVPKEASAGCFQNPTNTPLSFPKFNMNESFNQTSTPPNGQTPGISTKLLPTEATVPGENFSMPKEHSRTESPKYSGRKSIHTGNDKPHKPEPDDCQMQESQSSSFTNSSSCQSADKDEDMELESKRCYASTQSDKMELTSELAYRYQMNVLNLDDILKKDMEALKSMTQPELVNQQLQMLQDEREAENESKLKVDEDDFCMTEEVMLGLATEDDVNEELEYREECLLQLMCEDS, encoded by the exons ATGAAATCTTTTGTTAACTTGGAAGATGGGAGTAACTTGACCCAAATCTCTCCTATTTTGACCTGCATCAATAGCTTGAGTG AATCAGGCTCTTTGTGGGATGATGTTCGTACTAAACATTTCAAGGGTTTATCTTTGAAGCAGTTCGAAAATGAAATCACTATTGCCAAAgag GATGGCTTTTGTTTTGCTGTCTCTTTGCGAGATGGCTCTTGCATCTACACTTCTGATGCCGTTTCCTATCATTTGGGTTACCCAAAG gatATGTTGGTTGGGCAGTGTATTATGAATTTTCTGTTCCATAAAGACCATATCACATTTGCAAATCACTTGACTCAAGGGCTCAATGCTTGCTTCATTCAAGGGAAAAGAG atgattcTCATCTGGTACTTAACACCTTCTTCTGCAGActaag gcTTTACCAAGGTTTGGAGCAAGGTTATTCAGTTTCTGATAGAAAAATAGAATACAAGCCTTTCAAAATAACTCTTCACATCAATGAATTGATTGTTGATGATATGTGCGTTGAAAAACCTTCTGGCACATTATGTGTGAAAGCAACTGCAACTCTTGTGTCCTCTGCCTATTCTG tTCCTGAAGAAATTCCTGCAATGACCTCATTTTCCACCCGCCATACTGCTTCTTGTCATTTCAGCCATGTTGATACTAG tgcAATTCCTTATCTTGGTTATTTACCACAAGATATGATTGGATATTCAGTATTTGATTTCTATCATGTTGATGATCTACCACAgttgaaagatatttatgaactgg ttgttaaAGAACATGGTTCATCTTTCCGGAGTAAACCTTATAGATTCAGAGCACAGAATGGCTGCTATGTTATGTTGGAAACTGAATGGTCTTGTTTTATCAATCCTTGGTCTCATAAATTGGAGTTTGTTGTTGGCCAGCATAGGGTCCTTAA ggGTCCATCAGATATTGACATATTTACTCCATCTCAAATGGAAGAATTGATTTTACCTGAAGAAATCCTTAAAGAATGTCAGAATATTCAAAGAGAGATAAAAAATCTTCTTTCAGAA TCTATCCAAACATTTGAGACAAAGAAGTCCAaaagattttgtaataaaagaaaaagagatttagctgcttttgtttataattgtGTTGATAAGgaaggaaataaacaaaaaggcaaaa caaatGCTTCTATGGATATGTTGGACGATAGAAACAATTCT GATCATGATAGTGTAGTTATGGGTGATATTTCTCCTTATCGAGATGTTAATGATTCAAGTGTGACATCAGAAACACCTCCATCAGTGCAGCAGTTGCGATATCAGGAAAACATAGAAAG attttttgccAGTCAACCAAAAACTTATTCTGATGGATCAGATGAGTACAACAAAAATGAGAAACTGTTGAGTGTTGAAGATTCACAAGGAAGTAGTAATGGTTCTGGAAAAGTTTCTGGCTCTGGCTCTGGCCCTGGCTCAGGCTCAGGATCGGGATCTGGCTCTGGGTCTG GAAATGACACAAATTCTAAAGGTGTTCAGTCATcgcaaaatgataataataatcaaaagtcTGGTAGCAATTCATCCAAGTGCTATATGTCATCCTTCACTACTGGTGATTCAGGTTATGGGAAAAGTTTAGAAAAGGACAACAATGATCCTAGTGTAAGTCAAACAGGCTCATCAAATCAAGTATGGACAAATAATTCTCCTAAAAATTGTGCTAATAACAATGTAGAAAAGTTTTCTTCTTGTTTGGCCCTCACTGAAGAATCTCTCTGTGTGCATAATCGAATGAATCATAAACATTTCAAGCAACAACGTAAAAGCAAAACTGGATTGGCTTCTGTGCCTCTTAAAGAAAATTGGTTTCTGAAAGATACCACACTTCCAAAGCACAAGAAAAATGTTCAGACTCAAACAGTTTCAACAGCTCAAAAAGAAGACATGATTAAAGCAACAGGAGCTGACAAGTCTAGATTAGATTTTCAGTTTACTTCTGAGCAAAAGGGTAGTGCACCAAATCTTCCTGAAAATTCAGCTTCTTCTACATATGGTTCAAATCCATATGTGTTTTCTAACTGGTCAGCAACTCCAACTCCCTTTTTCATACCTG TTATGTATATGGGAGGGATGCCATTCTATCCACCTTCATCAAATTCTCAGTGGCCATTTGGACCTGCTCCTCCACCATCATCATCTATGCCATCAGTTCCAAAAGAAGCAAGTGCTGGCTGTTTTCAAAACCCTACCAATACTCCATtgtcatttccaaaatttaatatgaatgaaagCTTTAATCAGACAAGTACTCCACCTAATGGACAAACACCTGGAATTTCTACAAAACTATTGCCTACAGAAGCAACTGTTCCTGGAGAGAACTTTTCTATGCCCAAAGAg CATTCTAGGACTGAATCTCCTAAGTACTCTGGAAGGAAGAGCATTCATACAGGTAATGATAAACCTCATAAACCAGAACCTGATGATTGCCAAATGCAAGAGTCCCAATCTTCATCTTTTACTAACAGTTCATCTTGTCAGTCTGCTGATAAAGATGAg GATATGGAATTGGAAAGCAAGAGATGTTACGCTAGTACTCAGTCTGACAAAATGGAATTGACATCAGAATTGGCTTATCGATACCAGATGAACGTTCTCAATCTGGATGATATACTGAAAAAAGATATGGAGGCCCTGAAATCAATGACTCAACCAGAACTTGTTAATCAGCAACTTCAAATGCTTCAAGATGAAAGAGAAGCTGAAAATGAAAGTAAACTGAAAGTGGATGAAGATGATTTCTGTATGACTGAAGAGGTCATGTTAGGACTTGCTACAGAAGATGATGTAAATGAA GAGTTGGAATACCGTGAAGAATGTCTCTTGCAGCTCATGTGTGAGGATTCATAA
- the LOC129985141 gene encoding period circadian protein-like isoform X2: MKSFVNLEDGSNLTQISPILTCINSLSESGSLWDDVRTKHFKGLSLKQFENEITIAKEDGFCFAVSLRDGSCIYTSDAVSYHLGYPKDMLVGQCIMNFLFHKDHITFANHLTQGLNACFIQGKRDDSHLVLNTFFCRLRLYQGLEQGYSVSDRKIEYKPFKITLHINELIVDDMCVEKPSGTLCVKATATLVSSAYSVPEEIPAMTSFSTRHTASCHFSHVDTSAIPYLGYLPQDMIGYSVFDFYHVDDLPQLKDIYELVVKEHGSSFRSKPYRFRAQNGCYVMLETEWSCFINPWSHKLEFVVGQHRVLKGPSDIDIFTPSQMEELILPEEILKECQNIQREIKNLLSESIQTFETKKSKRFCNKRKRDLAAFVYNCVDKEGNKQKGKTNASMDMLDDRNNSDHDSVVMGDISPYRDVNDSSVTSETPPSVQQLRYQENIERFFASQPKTYSDGSDEYNKNEKLLSVEDSQGSSNGSGKVSGSGSGPGSGSGSGSGSGSGNDTNSKGVQSSQNDNNNQKSGSNSSKCYMSSFTTGDSGYGKSLEKDNNDPSVSQTGSSNQVWTNNSPKNCANNNVEKFSSCLALTEESLCVHNRMNHKHFKQQRKSKTGLASVPLKENWFLKDTTLPKHKKNVQTQTVSTAQKEDMIKATGADKSRLDFQFTSEQKGSAPNLPENSASSTYGSNPYVFSNWSATPTPFFIPVMYMGGMPFYPPSSNSQWPFGPAPPPSSSMPSVPKEASAGCFQNPTNTPLSFPKFNMNESFNQTSTPPNGQTPGISTKLLPTEATVPGENFSMPKEHSRTESPKYSGRKSIHTGNDKPHKPEPDDCQMQESQSSSFTNSSSCQSADKDEDMELESKRCYASTQSDKMELTSELAYRYQMNVLNLDDILKKDMEALKSMTQPELVNQQLQMLQDEREAENESKLKVDEDDFCMTEEVMLGLATEDDVNEADLLTEAVSPSSVLD, translated from the exons ATGAAATCTTTTGTTAACTTGGAAGATGGGAGTAACTTGACCCAAATCTCTCCTATTTTGACCTGCATCAATAGCTTGAGTG AATCAGGCTCTTTGTGGGATGATGTTCGTACTAAACATTTCAAGGGTTTATCTTTGAAGCAGTTCGAAAATGAAATCACTATTGCCAAAgag GATGGCTTTTGTTTTGCTGTCTCTTTGCGAGATGGCTCTTGCATCTACACTTCTGATGCCGTTTCCTATCATTTGGGTTACCCAAAG gatATGTTGGTTGGGCAGTGTATTATGAATTTTCTGTTCCATAAAGACCATATCACATTTGCAAATCACTTGACTCAAGGGCTCAATGCTTGCTTCATTCAAGGGAAAAGAG atgattcTCATCTGGTACTTAACACCTTCTTCTGCAGActaag gcTTTACCAAGGTTTGGAGCAAGGTTATTCAGTTTCTGATAGAAAAATAGAATACAAGCCTTTCAAAATAACTCTTCACATCAATGAATTGATTGTTGATGATATGTGCGTTGAAAAACCTTCTGGCACATTATGTGTGAAAGCAACTGCAACTCTTGTGTCCTCTGCCTATTCTG tTCCTGAAGAAATTCCTGCAATGACCTCATTTTCCACCCGCCATACTGCTTCTTGTCATTTCAGCCATGTTGATACTAG tgcAATTCCTTATCTTGGTTATTTACCACAAGATATGATTGGATATTCAGTATTTGATTTCTATCATGTTGATGATCTACCACAgttgaaagatatttatgaactgg ttgttaaAGAACATGGTTCATCTTTCCGGAGTAAACCTTATAGATTCAGAGCACAGAATGGCTGCTATGTTATGTTGGAAACTGAATGGTCTTGTTTTATCAATCCTTGGTCTCATAAATTGGAGTTTGTTGTTGGCCAGCATAGGGTCCTTAA ggGTCCATCAGATATTGACATATTTACTCCATCTCAAATGGAAGAATTGATTTTACCTGAAGAAATCCTTAAAGAATGTCAGAATATTCAAAGAGAGATAAAAAATCTTCTTTCAGAA TCTATCCAAACATTTGAGACAAAGAAGTCCAaaagattttgtaataaaagaaaaagagatttagctgcttttgtttataattgtGTTGATAAGgaaggaaataaacaaaaaggcaaaa caaatGCTTCTATGGATATGTTGGACGATAGAAACAATTCT GATCATGATAGTGTAGTTATGGGTGATATTTCTCCTTATCGAGATGTTAATGATTCAAGTGTGACATCAGAAACACCTCCATCAGTGCAGCAGTTGCGATATCAGGAAAACATAGAAAG attttttgccAGTCAACCAAAAACTTATTCTGATGGATCAGATGAGTACAACAAAAATGAGAAACTGTTGAGTGTTGAAGATTCACAAGGAAGTAGTAATGGTTCTGGAAAAGTTTCTGGCTCTGGCTCTGGCCCTGGCTCAGGCTCAGGATCGGGATCTGGCTCTGGGTCTG GAAATGACACAAATTCTAAAGGTGTTCAGTCATcgcaaaatgataataataatcaaaagtcTGGTAGCAATTCATCCAAGTGCTATATGTCATCCTTCACTACTGGTGATTCAGGTTATGGGAAAAGTTTAGAAAAGGACAACAATGATCCTAGTGTAAGTCAAACAGGCTCATCAAATCAAGTATGGACAAATAATTCTCCTAAAAATTGTGCTAATAACAATGTAGAAAAGTTTTCTTCTTGTTTGGCCCTCACTGAAGAATCTCTCTGTGTGCATAATCGAATGAATCATAAACATTTCAAGCAACAACGTAAAAGCAAAACTGGATTGGCTTCTGTGCCTCTTAAAGAAAATTGGTTTCTGAAAGATACCACACTTCCAAAGCACAAGAAAAATGTTCAGACTCAAACAGTTTCAACAGCTCAAAAAGAAGACATGATTAAAGCAACAGGAGCTGACAAGTCTAGATTAGATTTTCAGTTTACTTCTGAGCAAAAGGGTAGTGCACCAAATCTTCCTGAAAATTCAGCTTCTTCTACATATGGTTCAAATCCATATGTGTTTTCTAACTGGTCAGCAACTCCAACTCCCTTTTTCATACCTG TTATGTATATGGGAGGGATGCCATTCTATCCACCTTCATCAAATTCTCAGTGGCCATTTGGACCTGCTCCTCCACCATCATCATCTATGCCATCAGTTCCAAAAGAAGCAAGTGCTGGCTGTTTTCAAAACCCTACCAATACTCCATtgtcatttccaaaatttaatatgaatgaaagCTTTAATCAGACAAGTACTCCACCTAATGGACAAACACCTGGAATTTCTACAAAACTATTGCCTACAGAAGCAACTGTTCCTGGAGAGAACTTTTCTATGCCCAAAGAg CATTCTAGGACTGAATCTCCTAAGTACTCTGGAAGGAAGAGCATTCATACAGGTAATGATAAACCTCATAAACCAGAACCTGATGATTGCCAAATGCAAGAGTCCCAATCTTCATCTTTTACTAACAGTTCATCTTGTCAGTCTGCTGATAAAGATGAg GATATGGAATTGGAAAGCAAGAGATGTTACGCTAGTACTCAGTCTGACAAAATGGAATTGACATCAGAATTGGCTTATCGATACCAGATGAACGTTCTCAATCTGGATGATATACTGAAAAAAGATATGGAGGCCCTGAAATCAATGACTCAACCAGAACTTGTTAATCAGCAACTTCAAATGCTTCAAGATGAAAGAGAAGCTGAAAATGAAAGTAAACTGAAAGTGGATGAAGATGATTTCTGTATGACTGAAGAGGTCATGTTAGGACTTGCTACAGAAGATGATGTAAATGAA gCAGATTTACTAACAGAAGCAGTTTCACCAAGCTCAGTATTGGACTAA
- the LOC129985141 gene encoding period circadian protein-like isoform X3, protein MKSFVNLEDGSNLTQISPILTCINSLSESGSLWDDVRTKHFKGLSLKQFENEITIAKEDGFCFAVSLRDGSCIYTSDAVSYHLGYPKDMLVGQCIMNFLFHKDHITFANHLTQGLNACFIQGKRDDSHLVLNTFFCRLRLYQGLEQGYSVSDRKIEYKPFKITLHINELIVDDMCVEKPSGTLCVKATATLVSSAYSVPEEIPAMTSFSTRHTASCHFSHVDTSAIPYLGYLPQDMIGYSVFDFYHVDDLPQLKDIYELVVKEHGSSFRSKPYRFRAQNGCYVMLETEWSCFINPWSHKLEFVVGQHRVLKGPSDIDIFTPSQMEELILPEEILKECQNIQREIKNLLSESIQTFETKKSKRFCNKRKRDLAAFVYNCVDKEGNKQKGKTNASMDMLDDRNNSDHDSVVMGDISPYRDVNDSSVTSETPPSVQQLRYQENIERFFASQPKTYSDGSDEYNKNEKLLSVEDSQGSSNGSGKVSGSGSGPGSGSGSGSGSGSGNDTNSKGVQSSQNDNNNQKSGSNSSKCYMSSFTTGDSGYGKSLEKDNNDPSVSQTGSSNQVWTNNSPKNCANNNVEKFSSCLALTEESLCVHNRMNHKHFKQQRKSKTGLASVPLKENWFLKDTTLPKHKKNVQTQTVSTAQKEDMIKATGADKSRLDFQFTSEQKGSAPNLPENSASSTYGSNPYVFSNWSATPTPFFIPVMYMGGMPFYPPSSNSQWPFGPAPPPSSSMPSVPKEASAGCFQNPTNTPLSFPKFNMNESFNQTSTPPNGQTPGISTKLLPTEATVPGENFSMPKEHSRTESPKYSGRKSIHTGNDKPHKPEPDDCQMQESQSSSFTNSSSCQSADKDEDMELESKRCYASTQSDKMELTSELAYRYQMNVLNLDDILKKDMEALKSMTQPELVNQQLQMLQDEREAENESKLKVDEDDFCMTEEVMLGLATEDDVNEWGKKVNTRTYF, encoded by the exons ATGAAATCTTTTGTTAACTTGGAAGATGGGAGTAACTTGACCCAAATCTCTCCTATTTTGACCTGCATCAATAGCTTGAGTG AATCAGGCTCTTTGTGGGATGATGTTCGTACTAAACATTTCAAGGGTTTATCTTTGAAGCAGTTCGAAAATGAAATCACTATTGCCAAAgag GATGGCTTTTGTTTTGCTGTCTCTTTGCGAGATGGCTCTTGCATCTACACTTCTGATGCCGTTTCCTATCATTTGGGTTACCCAAAG gatATGTTGGTTGGGCAGTGTATTATGAATTTTCTGTTCCATAAAGACCATATCACATTTGCAAATCACTTGACTCAAGGGCTCAATGCTTGCTTCATTCAAGGGAAAAGAG atgattcTCATCTGGTACTTAACACCTTCTTCTGCAGActaag gcTTTACCAAGGTTTGGAGCAAGGTTATTCAGTTTCTGATAGAAAAATAGAATACAAGCCTTTCAAAATAACTCTTCACATCAATGAATTGATTGTTGATGATATGTGCGTTGAAAAACCTTCTGGCACATTATGTGTGAAAGCAACTGCAACTCTTGTGTCCTCTGCCTATTCTG tTCCTGAAGAAATTCCTGCAATGACCTCATTTTCCACCCGCCATACTGCTTCTTGTCATTTCAGCCATGTTGATACTAG tgcAATTCCTTATCTTGGTTATTTACCACAAGATATGATTGGATATTCAGTATTTGATTTCTATCATGTTGATGATCTACCACAgttgaaagatatttatgaactgg ttgttaaAGAACATGGTTCATCTTTCCGGAGTAAACCTTATAGATTCAGAGCACAGAATGGCTGCTATGTTATGTTGGAAACTGAATGGTCTTGTTTTATCAATCCTTGGTCTCATAAATTGGAGTTTGTTGTTGGCCAGCATAGGGTCCTTAA ggGTCCATCAGATATTGACATATTTACTCCATCTCAAATGGAAGAATTGATTTTACCTGAAGAAATCCTTAAAGAATGTCAGAATATTCAAAGAGAGATAAAAAATCTTCTTTCAGAA TCTATCCAAACATTTGAGACAAAGAAGTCCAaaagattttgtaataaaagaaaaagagatttagctgcttttgtttataattgtGTTGATAAGgaaggaaataaacaaaaaggcaaaa caaatGCTTCTATGGATATGTTGGACGATAGAAACAATTCT GATCATGATAGTGTAGTTATGGGTGATATTTCTCCTTATCGAGATGTTAATGATTCAAGTGTGACATCAGAAACACCTCCATCAGTGCAGCAGTTGCGATATCAGGAAAACATAGAAAG attttttgccAGTCAACCAAAAACTTATTCTGATGGATCAGATGAGTACAACAAAAATGAGAAACTGTTGAGTGTTGAAGATTCACAAGGAAGTAGTAATGGTTCTGGAAAAGTTTCTGGCTCTGGCTCTGGCCCTGGCTCAGGCTCAGGATCGGGATCTGGCTCTGGGTCTG GAAATGACACAAATTCTAAAGGTGTTCAGTCATcgcaaaatgataataataatcaaaagtcTGGTAGCAATTCATCCAAGTGCTATATGTCATCCTTCACTACTGGTGATTCAGGTTATGGGAAAAGTTTAGAAAAGGACAACAATGATCCTAGTGTAAGTCAAACAGGCTCATCAAATCAAGTATGGACAAATAATTCTCCTAAAAATTGTGCTAATAACAATGTAGAAAAGTTTTCTTCTTGTTTGGCCCTCACTGAAGAATCTCTCTGTGTGCATAATCGAATGAATCATAAACATTTCAAGCAACAACGTAAAAGCAAAACTGGATTGGCTTCTGTGCCTCTTAAAGAAAATTGGTTTCTGAAAGATACCACACTTCCAAAGCACAAGAAAAATGTTCAGACTCAAACAGTTTCAACAGCTCAAAAAGAAGACATGATTAAAGCAACAGGAGCTGACAAGTCTAGATTAGATTTTCAGTTTACTTCTGAGCAAAAGGGTAGTGCACCAAATCTTCCTGAAAATTCAGCTTCTTCTACATATGGTTCAAATCCATATGTGTTTTCTAACTGGTCAGCAACTCCAACTCCCTTTTTCATACCTG TTATGTATATGGGAGGGATGCCATTCTATCCACCTTCATCAAATTCTCAGTGGCCATTTGGACCTGCTCCTCCACCATCATCATCTATGCCATCAGTTCCAAAAGAAGCAAGTGCTGGCTGTTTTCAAAACCCTACCAATACTCCATtgtcatttccaaaatttaatatgaatgaaagCTTTAATCAGACAAGTACTCCACCTAATGGACAAACACCTGGAATTTCTACAAAACTATTGCCTACAGAAGCAACTGTTCCTGGAGAGAACTTTTCTATGCCCAAAGAg CATTCTAGGACTGAATCTCCTAAGTACTCTGGAAGGAAGAGCATTCATACAGGTAATGATAAACCTCATAAACCAGAACCTGATGATTGCCAAATGCAAGAGTCCCAATCTTCATCTTTTACTAACAGTTCATCTTGTCAGTCTGCTGATAAAGATGAg GATATGGAATTGGAAAGCAAGAGATGTTACGCTAGTACTCAGTCTGACAAAATGGAATTGACATCAGAATTGGCTTATCGATACCAGATGAACGTTCTCAATCTGGATGATATACTGAAAAAAGATATGGAGGCCCTGAAATCAATGACTCAACCAGAACTTGTTAATCAGCAACTTCAAATGCTTCAAGATGAAAGAGAAGCTGAAAATGAAAGTAAACTGAAAGTGGATGAAGATGATTTCTGTATGACTGAAGAGGTCATGTTAGGACTTGCTACAGAAGATGATGTAAATGAA TGGGGAAAAAAAGTCAACACAAGAacctatttttaa